Proteins from a genomic interval of Zingiber officinale cultivar Zhangliang chromosome 1B, Zo_v1.1, whole genome shotgun sequence:
- the LOC121993298 gene encoding protein Brevis radix-like 1 produces the protein MLACIACAKQDADEEGEDGPRAATTPSNKETVKSLTSQIKDMVLKFSGSSRQIKGGGSTSSSSSSFRSRSFRHRHSNRQEHGAYTYEDLAYCSNQPRAGHATARPAAWDSTKSMKEEQRRCGGKWSGGIEEDIVVEDDIDEPKEWIAQVEPGVHITFVSLPGEAGNELKRIRFSQEMFNKWQAQRWWGENYDRIMELYNVRRYNTQALQTPARSDDGKRESTWSRVGSTRESPINQAPFATEQLTARDMHKPPPPTDLTTSRILPHRLHSPAAAASAAETETAPGTSGAKEEATASVDASRTTTSSRDERSVSVSNTSDVLEITEWVEEDEPGVYITICEHADGSRELRRVRFSRDKFGEVDAKLWWEANRERIQTQYLQDVELNASQLSVHSNRVTMS, from the exons ATAAAGGACATGGTCCTAAAGTTTTCCGGATCAAGCCGTCAGATCAAAGGAGGCGGAAGCACCTCGTCCTCTTCCTCGTCATTCAGGAGCAGGAGCTTCCGCCACCGTCATAGCAATCGGCAGGAGCATGGCGCCTATACTTACGAAGACTTGGCGTATTGCAGCAACCAGCCGCGGGCAGGCCATGCAACTGCGAGGCCAGCGGCGTGGGACTCGACTAAGAGCATGAAAGAGGAGCAGCGGAGGTGTGGAGGCAAGTGGAGTGGGGGTATCGAAGAGGATATAGTGGTGGAAGACGATATTGACGAACCCAAGGAGTGGATTGCTCAAGTGGAGCCCGGCGTTCATATCACATTCGTCTCTCTCCCTGGAGAAGCCGGAAACGAACTCAAACGCATTCGATTCAG TCAGGAGATGTTTAATAAGTGGCAAGCACAGAGATGGTGGGGGGAGAACTACGACAGGATCATGGAGCTTTACAATGTACGGCGCTATAACACTCAGGCTCTCCAGACTCCGGCTAGATCGGACGACGGCAAG AGAGAATCGACGTGGTCGAGGGTGGGCTCGACAAGGGAAAGCCCCATCAATCAGGCGCCATTCGCCACAGAGCAGCTTACCGCCAGAGACATGCACAAGCCGCCGCCGCCTACGGATCTAACCACCTCCCGCATCCTTCCACATCGCCTTCATTCACCTGCTGCCGCTGCCTCCGCCGCCGAGACTGAGACGGCGCCGGGAACCTCCGGTGCAAAGGAGGAAGCCACCGCTTCGGTGGACGCATCGAGGACCACCACCTCGTCCAGAGACGAGAGGTCCGTCTCCGTTAGCAACACCAGCGACGTTCTCGAGATAACGGAATGGGTGGAGGAAGATGAGCCCGGCGTCTACATCACCATCTGCGAGCATGCCGATGGCAGCCGGGAGCTCCGTCGTGTGAGATTCAG CCGAGACAAGTTTGGGGAGGTGGACGCTAAGCTGTGGTGGGAGGCCAACAGAGAGAGAATCCAAACGCAATATCTGCAGGACGTAGAACTCAACGCATCACAACTCTCCGTACACTCCAATCGAGTAACAATGAGTTAG